A single Caretta caretta isolate rCarCar2 chromosome 2, rCarCar1.hap1, whole genome shotgun sequence DNA region contains:
- the IGFBP1 gene encoding insulin-like growth factor-binding protein 1 produces the protein MTSRRALICGCWLLLLGPRLAPGAALQPLHCAPCTAEKLALCPPVAAGCPERAHQPGCGCCQTCALQLGEACGVYTARCGLGLSCQVRPGELRPLFALTHGQGACLPTADAEGMRMAEAADSLEPEDAPPEITEIAQDQQFNYQLFPIGQDKSLPWNAISAYENMKAKRITELKKWKEQGPCQKDLYRALDKLAKAQQRTGEDLYKFYLPNCNKNGFYHSKQCETSLAGEPAGCWCVYPRSGKRIPGSPELKGDPECQQYLSSQE, from the exons ATGACCAGCAGAAGGGCTCTGATCTGcggctgctggctgctgctcctcGGCCCACGCCTCGCCCCGGGGGCCGCCCTCCAGCCGCTGCACTGTGCCCCGTGCACGGCGGAGAAGCTGGCGCTGTGCCCGCCGGTGGCTGCCGGCTGCCCGGAGAGGGCCCATCAGCCGGGCTGTGGCTGCTGCCAGACCTGTGCCCTCCAGCTGGGGGAGGCCTGCGGGGTGTACACAGCGCGCTGTGGCCTCGGGCTCAGCTGCCAGGTGCGGCCAGGGGAGCTCAGACCCCTGTTTGCCCTGACCCATGGGCAAGGGGCATGCCTGCCAACAGCAGATGCAGAAGGGATGCGGATGGCAGAGGCTGCAG ACTCTCTGGAACCTGAGGATGCACCTCCAGAAATTACTGAAATAGCACAGGATCAGCAGTTCAACTATCAACTGTTTCCCATTGGCCAGGACAAGTCTCTGCCTTGGAACGCCATCAGTGCTTATGAAAACATGAAAGCAAAGAGGATCACCGAACTAAAGAAATGGAAGGAGCAG GGACCTTGCCAGAAAGATCTCTACAGGGCACTGGATAAATTAGCTAAAGCCCAACAGAGAACTGGAGAAGACCTATACAAATTCTATTTACCAAACTGCAACAAGAATGGATTTTATCACAGCAAACAG TGTGAAACTTCGCTGGCTGGAGAGCCTGCTGGATGTTGGTGTGTCTATCCAAGGAGTGGGAAAAGAATTCCTGGATCTCCTGAGTTGAAAGGCGACCCTGAATGCCAACAGTATCTCAGCTCACAAGAATAA
- the CCDC201 gene encoding coiled-coil domain-containing protein 201 gives MSAEEDSFLNVKRSLKKAAVKHSTPVDSVFSQSMLSLVDMTNQSIREQNISKRIYGSPMPKSSFQKQASSQEQLMHLDKLISQVTFPRKLSTVLDPEESSEEMSHSSWAAVPRRRLSTVLASEESSEEPSFKTMVPPIVSAAAEVPAEPSKKTAKVTSKSVFAWLVTEIPGIKDPSVRKRRKRKFEKNLLEAKQQEWELRQLKNIEEATRHELTIEEI, from the exons ATGTCAGCGGAAGAAGATTCTTTCTTAAATGTCAAAAGATCTTTGAAAAAGGCAGCAGTGAAACATAGCACTCCAGTGGATTCAGTGTTCTCCCAAAGTATGTTATCTCTGGTGGATATGACGAATCAATCTATCAGAGAACAAAACATAAGTAAGAGAATCTATGGGTCTCCAATGCCAAAATCATCCTTCCAGAAACAAGCATCGTCCCAAGAACAACTAATGCACCTTGACAAGCTCATTTCTCAAGTCACTTTTCCAAGAAAGCTTTCCACAGTATTGGACCCAGAGGAATCAAGTGAAGAGATGAGCCACAGCTCTTGGGCTGCAGTTCCCAGAAGACGACTTTCAACAGTGTTGGCTTCAGAGGAATCCAGTGAAGAGCCAAGCTTCAAGACAATGGTTCCCCCTATAGTAAGTGCAGCAGCTGAAGTCCCTGCTGAACCATCTAAGAAGACAGCCAAAGTAACTTCTAAAAGTGTATTTGCATGGCTGGTTACTGAAATTCCTGGGATAAAAGATCCCTCagtaagaaaaagaagaaaaaggaaatttgaAAAAAACCTTTTG gAAGCAAAACAGCAAGAATGGGAATTACGTCAACTTAAAAATATCGAAGAGGCAACGAGACATGAGCTGACAATTGAAGAAATTTGA